Within the Populus trichocarpa isolate Nisqually-1 chromosome 14, P.trichocarpa_v4.1, whole genome shotgun sequence genome, the region ATAGTTCAGATGAACTtgtgattatatatattcagaGGACATTATTCTCTTGGCTGATATTATCATTTCCATATGCTTTAGATGCAGAGATAAAAGAGAAAGCATTCAAGAAGGAGGTTACTGATTCAGATACGGCCAACAAAACCACTAGAAAAGGAGGTTTATTGATGAaatgttgtttttgtgtttaaaaatattttaaaaaaaattaatatttaatatctttttatttatttaatatttttttgtgttttcaaatggttttaatgttctgatatcaaaaataattttttaaaaataaaaaaatattattttaatatattttcaaataaaaaatactataaaaaacaaccactatcgTGCTCTCATCAACCCTGAAATAATAACTGTATTTTTATTCGGTAAATTCTGCCATGAGTTCACCAAGCCAATCtccctaattcttttaaaaaacaaggcaTAAACACCGATCCTATCATAAATACCACTTCGTTATGCaatctaaattttatattgaaCGAAGCCTattgtcaatttatttaatacaCAACTTAgtctatattaaataataataacaataacatgaATCAgtatatagtaaaataaaattaattaattagtttaagaGACAAAATAAAGCATATAAAACATTACAAAGGAAATTCACCACCTTATATAGAAAAACCATCAATGTTTTTAGGTTGCGAATAAAAGAAACACATCCAAGGGCCACAAATGATGATCAGCGTAGAAAATTTCTCAATCACAGAAGGTTGGGATCcataattacttgaaaattgCATTTCCTTCCAAGTATAAGAGTAATATAATTATAGTAAATATAAATACGATCATAACCGAAATGGGCATTTGGTCTAGTGGTATGATTCTCGCTTTGGGTGCGAGAGGTCCCGAGTTCGATTCTCGGAATGCCCCACCTCGTTTTTTCGTCATCTATTTTGATGATGTCTACACCCTTCAGCAAGACGAACGACGTGTCGCATGGCAACCCCTTAATCTTTTCTCCGCTGCAACCTGCAAGCATGTCCAAAGCGTTTTCCCCTTCCCCCCAAACGTCGCTGTAAATTTAACTAGCCTGCAAGGGCAAAACtgacaagataaaaaaaggataagggGCATTCCGAGAATTGAACTCGGGACCTCTCGCACCCTAAGCGAGAATCATACCACTAGACCAAATGCCCTGTTTGTTGTCTGCAAgttcaatttttataattataaatcataacACCTTCCAAGAAATAATTTTCCCTCCACTCCACTGgcgaaataaataaatattcccTCCCAAGTGCCAATTAGCATCTTCGTATTCCCTCCTCCCAAATCCCTGATAACTGATCATCATCAACCACAATGTCTTATCAATGGTCATCACTCGTGAATTGAAAAATCCCGATCCcagaattcataatttttagCTCCCAGTTTTCTTACTCACTACGTGGTAATTTTCCTCCTCCCAACCTCTaatttcgttttctttttaatgtagaAATTTCATTAACTCATTTCTCTTGGATTTCGATCTTTAcatgtaataatatatattaatttaataacttgaATTCTTTCactttaataataatgtttattttttttattttatgaaaatctgCTTCTTTTACTTCATATCTTGGCAGTGAACAAATGGAAGCGAACCAAGGCCAGCTTCAACAATTTCAAGATACCGTAACTTTTGATGATGATACAGCTGTTCTCGATAGTCCCTTGGTAGAAACCCAGGTGGAGAAACTTGGTTTTTATACTCAAGTGCTTGGTGATTCTGTTGAGAATGCTAAACATGAACTAGTGAGCCAGGTAATCCCTGACAGTGAGGATGAAGAAATCCATGGAGACCAATTAGAGAATGCAGCTGATGGGGTATCTGATGTTGAAACTGGTACAAGAATTAAAGGAAATGGAGTAGTAGGCTTACAAATGAGGCAGCCCAGTCCGCGTTTTCAGTGGCTAAAGGATTTCGCAGAAGATTTTGTTTCTGATGGCTCTGCTGGTGAAGATAAAGGTGCAGGTCTCTGTTCCATGATTCTATCCAGTAAAAGTTTTGCTTagcttagctttttttttttcttgatttctgatgatatatgttttgattcgATAAATGAATTTAGACCTATATTATATTGATGAGGTAGAGTGACTAATTTTTATGTTCTCTCGTTGGCCAACCTGGCTGACCTTAGGGGCTTTAATTAATGCTGAAGACACCGATGAGAAAACTGATTGTCCTCGATTGCATACATGTGATCAAGAGTTTGCAAGGTTAAATTATGTTGACTCTGAGGAACCTGGAGAGTCATCTCAAGCTAGTGCACTTGGCTATGTGGATCACTTCCTATCAGATAATGATGTGAACTTTTCTCCTAGAACTGAGCTCAGAAACACTGTCAGGAAGAAATCCCCTCCTGTTCTGAGTGCAAAAGGCTGTCGAAATTTGGCCAAAAGTATCAAAACCAGAACCCCAATTTGTAAACATAAGACCTTTGGAGGGGTTGATTTCTTTAGCAAGAGGATGGATGAGTCTTTTGATTGTGGAGGCTGCCAGCAGAGATATGTGCCAAGGCATCAGAAGGCAGGGTATATTGATGGTAAAGGAGGTTGCAGATCAGATAATGACAGTGAAGAGAATTATGAAGATCTTCATAAGAAAGTAACAAGTTCACCCCACACAGATTCAAGGGTTGCAGGCCACAGTGTGAAAGAGACATACAGAACAGGACAAGAATATGAATTTATATCTGAAAATACTTCTGACAATAAGCCAATGGAACAGTTTTTTGACCTTGCATCAGGGCACGAGTTGGAAATTTGCAGTGATGAAAGAAATACATCAGACACGTTGGATATTGGTTGTAACACCCAAATAGCTGCTGAAGCCATGGAAGCTTTATTTTACGGCCCCCCAGCTGATAGCAGTGCTGGTGAGGCTTTTCAAGATCCTAACGACCCTCTTGTAGATTCTTCAAAAGATGTAACAAATAGTAAAGTTCATTTAAAGGAACTTTCCTATGAAAAAGGTGTTCTCTGCAGTCTAGAGGACATCACAAGAGTGCCAAAGCAAAGAAAGGTTTATGCTAGAAAGGGAGCTTCTGTTTCATCTTGGAAACAGCCTAGTCATCAGGAGTTGCATCGTGACTTGTCAGaaacaacaaaaaggaaaagaagcaaACCCTTGGTTGGGGAGTTAACTGGTAGGAGTTTTATCTATGCAACCAAAAGTTCAGCCACAACATCTCGTAAGACtattgaccaaagaaaggatgaGGAACCTGCGAGGAGAAACAAAATTAAGGAATGTGACAACTATGGGAGTTTGTCAGCGTCAGTTGAAAGCATTTCACCTGGCAAACAACAGATACTACAGGATCCTTTTGCCTCCCAAGACTCGCATCCAACGTTAGGAGCCAAATTCAAAAGGACTAATGGTGGGTCAGCTAATCCAGGGGTAAGGACAGATGATTTCATGGAGGGTAGTATAATTACATACAAAAGAAAGAGGAGTCATTTGGTTGCGAAACCATCCAAAATTTCGACCACTACAGGAAGATGTCCCAAATTTTGTTTCAACACATCTGAAGGAGGAAGAATCAATGGACTGAGCCAAGAAAAGCTTGCTAGCATGGAGGTATCTACCTCAAACAGTTCGCTAAAGCTGAATGCGTGGAGCTATCCCAAAGGTAAAAGAACACGACGTGGACTGCCAAGTCATTTAAATATAGCTACTAGCCAATATACCCCATTCACCATAGCTGATGGCAAAGACCACCCCCGAAAACCACTCAACATAAACCTTCCCAGATCATCCCCGATGAAAAAGCTTATTAGATTAGGCAATCCCAAGTCATTACCTGGTTCCAGATGGAAGGATCTGAGGAAACGACGAGATACGGCATATTTAGGAGTTCTGTTTAGCCAGCATTTAGGTGATGATATCATCAGGCAGCAGAAAAAGGTAGCTTCTGTATCTTTTCCAACCAATAGCGTGATCATTTACTAGTTACATATGTGCTCTCTTTATTATAACAGATCTTGGCAAGGCTTGGCATTTCCGTGGCATCATCTTTAGCGGATGCTACACACTTTGTAGTGGATAGATTTGTGCGTACAAGGAACATGTTGGAAGCTATTGCTCTTGGTAAACCAGTGGTGACTCATTTATGGCTTGAGAGCTGCGGGCAAGCAAGCCTCCTTATTGATGAGAAAAACTTTATCTTAAGAGATGCGAAGAAGGAAAAGGATATTGGTTTTAGCCTGCCTGTTTCACTGGCTCGTGCAAACCAACAACCACTTCTAAAGGTGTTTCTCTAAGCTTGTGGTGATTTTGCTCAAACCAGACATGCATTTTTGCTTGCTTCGAAACTCATATCCTTATTGTCTCATGTTGTTGGGATGCTCATGGGCACAGGGTCAAAGAGTCTTCATTACACCAAATATAAAACctgaaaaagaaatgataacTAGCTTGGTCAATGCTCTTCATGGCCAGGTATGAATATTATGCAATTCCACAGCTAGTAGTCTCAGTGGTGGCATTTTATCACCCTTACGGCCGTAGGGAtttgtttccctttttctttcttgcatCTCTTTTATGGCCTTTGCACCTCTTTAAATGAGTTAGTTTCTGAGCAATGCTACGCAGATCATGGAGAAAAGTCAGATATTTGCTTTGAAAATTCCAGATGATCTATTGATTCTTTCATGTGAAGAAGATCATGCAATTTGTGTGCCACTTCTTGATAAAGGTTggcatctacaattccattttCTCCTCCACAAAAGTTTATCTCAGTTTTGTGATAAGAATTTTGATCTAACCTGGTTGCAGGAGCAGCAGTTTACAGCTCAGAGCTTCTATTGAATGGGATTGTTATCCAGAAATTAGAATATGAGAGGTCAGAACTTGTCCACCGTCTGGCAAGAATATCAAATTACATAGTGTGAATACACACGCACAGAGATAAGATGCATGCTTGTTGCACCTTAGGCAAGGGgatgattttatttgatcacCCAACCTGGTGAAATTCTGTTCATCAATGATTTGTAATAGCTTCGATGCATCAGTAATAACAAAAGTCATTTCGGTCTCAGTGCTTTAGGAAACTAACTTAAGAGCACACTTGAACTTCTGCTTACTGGCTGGATGAAGGATTGCGATAGATTTGCTCATCTTGGGCTCAATCTGCCTACTTCACAAGACAGTTCGTTGTAAAGGGCATATATATAAGACCCACATTTGGATGATTCAATCAAGTACATGAGGGTATTATTACTCTCATTGACATGTTTACCTTCTTGCTTTGCTACTGATGCTTACTTTGTTTATGACAGGCATCGACTCTTTGTGAATGAAGCTAAGGGAAATCGAGTGAGCAAGAGGTGAAGGAGATGGTGCTGAATTTGTCTTTTCCTAAACAGAATAATCAGTTGCTGCtctttttgtaaaacaaatGCAAGTTGTAAATGTGGTAGTGAAACTGAGGTTACCAAGTAGTTAAGACCCTTTTTGTAAATCAGGTCATGATGGAAAGCAAATCCTTTCTTCCTTGTAAATCAGGTCGTGAgggaaaaacaatttcaagagATACTTATGATCAGTTGttggtgttgttttttaaacattttttttaagcaatatattaaaataatataaaggtataaaaaaataattttttattaaaataaattttcacaaTACACTCCTGACAGTATTCATCTACTCATTTGAATATTTAAGTCATGAGTCTACATGGTTTTGGATAAAGGTACAaaatttgtgaaattaattaaatgttttattttcatagtTTTAAAGCGTTGTCCGACGGGTCGACTCAGGGCTGGAACCGGgtcagatttaaaaaaaaataagaaaaaaaaacctagtgtGACCCGTCAAAACTTGGTCAAAaactgttgattttgttttttttactaaaacaatgtcgttttgattttaaaaaaaattaacccggacAACCCGATCAAAATCCGGAATTTAGATCTTggaccgggtctaaaaactatgcttattttatccctttaatttttaattttcttaattaagatttacaattttctccattatctttatttgttaaaagaaaaccaCATATATGTAacataatgtatttttttaaaaaaaaaaaaaaaaaccaagatgcagttgtatattgtttgattttttttatttcttaaaatttgtaATTATAGTAGCTTTGTTAGAAAAATTGGTATTAAACTTTTTTGTagttactaaaaattaaaaaaagacaggGGACGCTTGTtcgaaaacattaaaaaaagaaaatatcccCAATACTCTTCTTTCCGccggaagaaaaagaaaaaataaaggtggAGGGAAAGGAAAGAGATGGATGGCAGCCATCCCCATTCGAGTCCCAGGAATTCaggtttcttttcatttctgttGCTGTTAGATCTTTCATGCTTGcctttctttcccttcttttatataaatcaatttCGATGCTCTAGATTCTTTTGTTGTTAAAGTGGCAGAGGAGAAGCAGAAATGGCCAGTCTCGTCTTCCCAAATGGTATCTCACTTCGCTACTAGTGGACTCTCCGTTGCTGTTGCCACCGCCATCACGCACCCCttaggttcttcttctcttccttgatttttcttttttgattcattttaataatacatttttatgaTTTGTGATTTCCTTGCATTCGGTTTTATGCTTCCCAGGTTTCATTCATTCCAAGATATTTAATGACGTGCTGCTTGTaaatttatttcacttttttattgaatcataTGATCAAATCTCGGAAAGATGAATGAAGGCTCACCTCCCCCCATTGGTCGTGCGATCATGATTTGTCTATAAATTCCCTGTAAAAGGGATGTGATTAATTCCTAGTAAAAGGAACTAGaatcttatttaatttgttagtgTGATTGGAGAGGTTGAGGTTTGGTTTGCAACACAATAGCACATTGGAACTGTGGCTCGATTCAAGCTTTGATGCCGGAGATTTTTCCCTAATGTGCAGCCCAATGTTAATGGACATAACTTTCAATCCAACCATTGAATCGGGTTGAAATTTTTCCAATACATTCTAGAGGCCTTGTTTCGgtagaattaaaattttgtagccatttGAGGTCTAAAAGGCCTTCAAATAAGTACTAGAAGTTACTGTTCGGGATTTGTCAtattttcctagttgatttagaattctttttcctatttggtatagaaattttaatattttttcagctTTGTTTAGGATGTTTTTCCTGGTATATAAGCAGCCTAGAAGAGCTGAAATATTGAGTtttgattagaaaaaatattgagtaataaaattttgaattagggTTCTTGTGTGGTGATCTTGTTTGGTAGAATTCTGTATTGCTCGTACTTGCTATCTTTCTTGTGTTGTTTCCCTCTGTGTCAAGATTGGGCTCGAATGCTGCGATTTTGCATCTCAAAGTAAATTAACTAAGACATGTATCGGAAATGGCGTTTTAAAATCTCAGAGCTGTTTGCAGTGACCTTAATGATGTATGTTATAATGCAATTAGGCATGCTCGCTAGATGGTCTGTGCAGAACTTTGTTTTCTTGTATTGTTCTCTCTTCATGGGaggtaaagaaaaggaaaaggaaaatgcaATAAAACAAATGGTTTTTAAATGGATTGAAAAGGTGCAATTTGCCATCTAATTAGCTTCCACAGCTATATGAAAATATTCATTCTTCAAATTTATGTGTATTCTTTTCTGCAAATGGGATGCATTAGCCTTAGGGCATAGGAAGCCAACTGAGATTTTGAACATGCACTGCAGACTTCTGACCATTCAAGCTGCAAATTTTACTCACTATACCCTTGGATGATGACAATCTATGTGAAAGCGAGAAAGTGGATGGAATGGTACACTGCTAGCTTTTGAATTTGGTTCTTCTTGTTCATTATTTGAATAACTTTTCTCAGAATTAGTAGAGAAATTGTTCAGAAATATAGTAGTATAGATCTTAACAAGTATTTTAGCGATCGATTACTTATAGATGCTGTAGAATCTATCCTTCGAAacgtttttcaaaattatacaaaaagtaACTTAGAATAAATATGTGTGGAAGTTGTATTATCGCTATTGAATACTTAACTATCTCATACTTCAACTTGAAAAACAGATGTGCTCAAGGTTCGACTACAAATGCAACTTGTTGGCCGGAGAGGCCCCTTGACTGGAATGGTATGCCAATCATTTAGTGTAATTGCAATTGTTTGGTTGATTAGCTGATATTGATGTTGGGTTTCCTTACATGTACAGGGACAAGTGGCTGTTCAAGTATTGAAAAAGGAAGGGCCAAAGGCTTTGTATCTGGGGTTGATGCCTGCATTGATTAGGTCAGTTCTTTATGGAGGTCTACGTTTAGGCCTCTATGAACCCTCGAAGTATGCCTGTAATTTGGCTTTTGGGTCCACCAATATCTTACTTAAGATTGCATCAGGAGCATTTTCTGGTGCAGTTGCAACTGCACTTACTAATCCAGTCGAAGTTCTGAAGGTATGCAATCATGTTAGGCATTCTGGAACTTTTCATCTGAAATCTTATCTAGGATTCTAACTTTGTTTTTCATCAGGTCCGGTTGCAGATGAATTCAAATCAGAGACAAGGAGGACCAATGGCGGAAATGCGTACAATTGTTTCTGAAGAGGGAATAAGAGCTCTTTGGAAGGGGGTTGGCCCTGCTATGGTGAGAGCTGCTGCTTTGACTGCATCACAACTGGCAACATATGATGAAACGAAGCAGGTCAAGTTCTAAGCATACTCTTTTTTCACTCTGGATACATGAAGTAATTTCTATAGTTTacaaaattgttgatttttgtttaattgaagTCTAAACTGGttgcctttatttttcttttcattctccCATATTAAAAATTTCTTCAGTTTTCCATTTATGCAGGTTCTGATTAGGTGGACACCTCTGGATGAAGGATTTCATCTACATCTACTGTATGGCACCATTTGAAGCTTTTATTTCCCTATCTCTCTTAATAGATGCACGAATTTATTATAATGATGGGAAGTTGGAAATAGAAGGTAGATAACAGATAGGATCATCCAGTTCCTGTAGAAAGTCAAAACTGAAGCAtcgccatttttttttcatgctcatAACCTGTAAAGCTTTTCCTTCCTGATGCTTTTTCCCAAAGTAACCTGTGGAACGAACTTTGTTTCACCACTACCTTTCAAGCACACTTCATTTTTAGTTAATACATGATAAGCAtgtgcttttcctttttattcatGTGGGTGCTacctaaaaatatttcttgTCTTGTGAAGCTCGAGTACAGTTGCTGGAACAGTGAGTACCCTTGTAACTGCACCTATGGACATGATTAAAACCCGCCTCATGCTGCAACGAGAATCTAAAACAGTTGGAAACTATAAAAATGGATTTCATTGTGCATATCAGGTATCAGATTTGTTTGTTCTTTCACATGCTcatctcactttaatttatGATCATGAACTTTTTTCTATCTGCACTGTTTATTTCCGTTGAATACCCCTAGGCATTTTTTGGATTGGACGGGTTTTGCATACTAGTATTAATAACTGAAATAGTTTGTGAAGGAAAGGGTAAGAAATTGCAGCTAGCATTAATGTACAACTGGAATTGGACAGCTTTATGTGTGCTTTTTGCAACTTGTAAGCTGACAGGCAGGTTTTCAGACGATAGTAATTTGGATTATTGTTTATTGTGTGGGAACTGGCCTCTTTTCCTTACTGCTGGTGCTGTGGGCTTATGGTTGTGGATCCTCCATCACTGCTGAGCATACAACCATATGCATTCCAGAGATTGTGGCTTCCTTACACAGGATGCTGATCTTGCTTGATTACTTGTATAGTTGTCAGTTGACTATTTATTGCTGTCCAAATTGATGATCCATGACACAATAGTTTCATGAGTTTCTACTGGGAAAGAGAGAAGATTGGTGAAA harbors:
- the LOC7466258 gene encoding uncharacterized protein LOC7466258 isoform X2, giving the protein MDGSHPHSSPRNSVAEEKQKWPVSSSQMVSHFATSGLSVAVATAITHPLDVLKVRLQMQLVGRRGPLTGMGQVAVQVLKKEGPKALYLGLMPALIRSVLYGGLRLGLYEPSKYACNLAFGSTNILLKIASGAFSGAVATALTNPVEVLKVRLQMNSNQRQGGPMAEMRTIVSEEGIRALWKGVGPAMVRAAALTASQLATYDETKQVLIRWTPLDEGFHLHLLSSTVAGTVSTLVTAPMDMIKTRLMLQRESKTVGNYKNGFHCAYQVMLKEGPRALYKGGFAIFARLGPQTTITFILCEELRKLAGLDAI
- the LOC7457971 gene encoding uncharacterized protein LOC7457971 isoform X2 gives rise to the protein MEANQGQLQQFQDTVTFDDDTAVLDSPLVETQVEKLGFYTQVLGDSVENAKHELVSQVIPDSEDEEIHGDQLENAADGVSDVETGTRIKGNGVVGLQMRQPSPRFQWLKDFAEDFVSDGSAGEDKGALINAEDTDEKTDCPRLHTCDQEFARLNYVDSEEPGESSQASALGYVDHFLSDNDVNFSPRTELRNTVRKKSPPVLSAKGCRNLAKSIKTRTPICKHKTFGGVDFFSKRMDESFDCGGCQQRYVPRHQKAGYIDGKGGCRSDNDSEENYEDLHKKVTSSPHTDSRVAGHSVKETYRTGQEYEFISENTSDNKPMEQFFDLASGHELEICSDERNTSDTLDIGCNTQIAAEAMEALFYGPPADSSAGEAFQDPNDPLVDSSKDVTNSKVHLKELSYEKGVLCSLEDITRVPKQRKVYARKGASVSSWKQPSHQELHRDLSETTKRKRSKPLVGELTGRSFIYATKSSATTSRKTIDQRKDEEPARRNKIKECDNYGSLSASVESISPGKQQILQDPFASQDSHPTLGAKFKRTNGGSANPGVRTDDFMEGSIITYKRKRSHLVAKPSKISTTTGRCPKFCFNTSEGGRINGLSQEKLASMEVSTSNSSLKLNAWSYPKGKRTRRGLPSHLNIATSQYTPFTIADGKDHPRKPLNINLPRSSPMKKLIRLGNPKSLPGSRWKDLRKRRDTAYLGVLFSQHLGDDIIRQQKKILARLGISVASSLADATHFVVDRFVRTRNMLEAIALGKPVVTHLWLESCGQASLLIDEKNFILRDAKKEKDIGFSLPVSLARANQQPLLKGQRVFITPNIKPEKEMITSLVNALHGQIMEKSQIFALKIPDDLLILSCEEDHAICVPLLDKGAAVYSSELLLNGIVIQKLEYERHRLFVNEAKGNRVSKR
- the LOC7466258 gene encoding uncharacterized protein LOC7466258 isoform X6; this translates as MDGSHPHSSPRNSDSFVVKVAEEKQKWPVSSSQMVSHFATSGLSVAVATAITHPLDVLKVRLQMQLVGRRGPLTGMGQVAVQVLKKEGPKALYLGLMPALIRSVLYGGLRLGLYEPSKYACNLAFGSTNILLKIASGAFSGAVATALTNPVEVLKVRLQMNSNQRQGGPMAEMRTIVSEEGIRALWKGVGPAMVRAAALTASQLATYDETKQVLIRWTPLDEGFHLHLLCWNSEYPCNCTYGHD
- the LOC7457971 gene encoding uncharacterized protein LOC7457971 isoform X1, encoding MEANQGQLQQFQDTVTFDDDTAVLDSPLVETQVEKLGFYTQVLGDSVENAKHELVSQVIPDSEDEEIHGDQLENAADGVSDVETGTRIKGNGVVGLQMRQPSPRFQWLKDFAEDFVSDGSAGEDKGAGALINAEDTDEKTDCPRLHTCDQEFARLNYVDSEEPGESSQASALGYVDHFLSDNDVNFSPRTELRNTVRKKSPPVLSAKGCRNLAKSIKTRTPICKHKTFGGVDFFSKRMDESFDCGGCQQRYVPRHQKAGYIDGKGGCRSDNDSEENYEDLHKKVTSSPHTDSRVAGHSVKETYRTGQEYEFISENTSDNKPMEQFFDLASGHELEICSDERNTSDTLDIGCNTQIAAEAMEALFYGPPADSSAGEAFQDPNDPLVDSSKDVTNSKVHLKELSYEKGVLCSLEDITRVPKQRKVYARKGASVSSWKQPSHQELHRDLSETTKRKRSKPLVGELTGRSFIYATKSSATTSRKTIDQRKDEEPARRNKIKECDNYGSLSASVESISPGKQQILQDPFASQDSHPTLGAKFKRTNGGSANPGVRTDDFMEGSIITYKRKRSHLVAKPSKISTTTGRCPKFCFNTSEGGRINGLSQEKLASMEVSTSNSSLKLNAWSYPKGKRTRRGLPSHLNIATSQYTPFTIADGKDHPRKPLNINLPRSSPMKKLIRLGNPKSLPGSRWKDLRKRRDTAYLGVLFSQHLGDDIIRQQKKILARLGISVASSLADATHFVVDRFVRTRNMLEAIALGKPVVTHLWLESCGQASLLIDEKNFILRDAKKEKDIGFSLPVSLARANQQPLLKGQRVFITPNIKPEKEMITSLVNALHGQIMEKSQIFALKIPDDLLILSCEEDHAICVPLLDKGAAVYSSELLLNGIVIQKLEYERHRLFVNEAKGNRVSKR
- the LOC7457971 gene encoding uncharacterized protein LOC7457971 isoform X3; protein product: MEANQGQLQQFQDTVTFDDDTAVLDSPLVETQVIPDSEDEEIHGDQLENAADGVSDVETGTRIKGNGVVGLQMRQPSPRFQWLKDFAEDFVSDGSAGEDKGAGALINAEDTDEKTDCPRLHTCDQEFARLNYVDSEEPGESSQASALGYVDHFLSDNDVNFSPRTELRNTVRKKSPPVLSAKGCRNLAKSIKTRTPICKHKTFGGVDFFSKRMDESFDCGGCQQRYVPRHQKAGYIDGKGGCRSDNDSEENYEDLHKKVTSSPHTDSRVAGHSVKETYRTGQEYEFISENTSDNKPMEQFFDLASGHELEICSDERNTSDTLDIGCNTQIAAEAMEALFYGPPADSSAGEAFQDPNDPLVDSSKDVTNSKVHLKELSYEKGVLCSLEDITRVPKQRKVYARKGASVSSWKQPSHQELHRDLSETTKRKRSKPLVGELTGRSFIYATKSSATTSRKTIDQRKDEEPARRNKIKECDNYGSLSASVESISPGKQQILQDPFASQDSHPTLGAKFKRTNGGSANPGVRTDDFMEGSIITYKRKRSHLVAKPSKISTTTGRCPKFCFNTSEGGRINGLSQEKLASMEVSTSNSSLKLNAWSYPKGKRTRRGLPSHLNIATSQYTPFTIADGKDHPRKPLNINLPRSSPMKKLIRLGNPKSLPGSRWKDLRKRRDTAYLGVLFSQHLGDDIIRQQKKILARLGISVASSLADATHFVVDRFVRTRNMLEAIALGKPVVTHLWLESCGQASLLIDEKNFILRDAKKEKDIGFSLPVSLARANQQPLLKGQRVFITPNIKPEKEMITSLVNALHGQIMEKSQIFALKIPDDLLILSCEEDHAICVPLLDKGAAVYSSELLLNGIVIQKLEYERHRLFVNEAKGNRVSKR
- the LOC7466258 gene encoding uncharacterized protein LOC7466258 isoform X4 yields the protein MDGSHPHSSPRNSDSFVVKVAEEKQKWPVSSSQMVSHFATSGLSVAVATAITHPLDVLKVRLQMQLVGRRGPLTGMGQVAVQVLKKEGPKALYLGLMPALIRSVLYGGLRLGLYEPSKYACNLAFGSTNILLKIASGAFSGAVATALTNPVEVLKVRLQMNSNQRQGGPMAEMRTIVSEEGIRALWKGVGPAMVRAAALTASQLATYDETKQVLIRWTPLDEGFHLHLLSSTVAGTVSTLVTAPMDMIKTRLMLQRESKTVGNYKNGFHCAYQVMLKEGPRALYKG
- the LOC7466258 gene encoding uncharacterized protein LOC7466258 isoform X1, with the protein product MDGSHPHSSPRNSDSFVVKVAEEKQKWPVSSSQMVSHFATSGLSVAVATAITHPLDVLKVRLQMQLVGRRGPLTGMGQVAVQVLKKEGPKALYLGLMPALIRSVLYGGLRLGLYEPSKYACNLAFGSTNILLKIASGAFSGAVATALTNPVEVLKVRLQMNSNQRQGGPMAEMRTIVSEEGIRALWKGVGPAMVRAAALTASQLATYDETKQVLIRWTPLDEGFHLHLLSSTVAGTVSTLVTAPMDMIKTRLMLQRESKTVGNYKNGFHCAYQVMLKEGPRALYKGGFAIFARLGPQTTITFILCEELRKLAGLDAI
- the LOC7466258 gene encoding uncharacterized protein LOC7466258 isoform X5 — encoded protein: MQLVGRRGPLTGMGQVAVQVLKKEGPKALYLGLMPALIRSVLYGGLRLGLYEPSKYACNLAFGSTNILLKIASGAFSGAVATALTNPVEVLKVRLQMNSNQRQGGPMAEMRTIVSEEGIRALWKGVGPAMVRAAALTASQLATYDETKQVLIRWTPLDEGFHLHLLSSTVAGTVSTLVTAPMDMIKTRLMLQRESKTVGNYKNGFHCAYQVMLKEGPRALYKGGFAIFARLGPQTTITFILCEELRKLAGLDAI
- the LOC7466258 gene encoding uncharacterized protein LOC7466258 isoform X3 gives rise to the protein MDGSHPHSSPRNSEEKQKWPVSSSQMVSHFATSGLSVAVATAITHPLDVLKVRLQMQLVGRRGPLTGMGQVAVQVLKKEGPKALYLGLMPALIRSVLYGGLRLGLYEPSKYACNLAFGSTNILLKIASGAFSGAVATALTNPVEVLKVRLQMNSNQRQGGPMAEMRTIVSEEGIRALWKGVGPAMVRAAALTASQLATYDETKQVLIRWTPLDEGFHLHLLSSTVAGTVSTLVTAPMDMIKTRLMLQRESKTVGNYKNGFHCAYQVMLKEGPRALYKGGFAIFARLGPQTTITFILCEELRKLAGLDAI